DNA from Gammaproteobacteria bacterium:
GTGAGGCCAGTCTGTTCAAGATGCGTCAGGTGCGTCTGAGTCTGGGCCGCGATCAGAGCAGGGTACAGCGTTTGTACGTGCTCACCGACACAAAGGCGCTGCGATCGCTGCGCCCCCTGTTGCGCCGCCACGCGGGCATGATGGTGGCGCAGGCGCAGGGAAACAACACGCTGCGCCCATTGAGCGCGCACCCGAGTGGCACTTTTTTTCTGGTCGACCCGCATGGCAACCTGATGATGCGTTATGCGCCGCGCGATACCGCCAGGGGCTTGCAGGACGATCTGGATCATCTGCTTGAGGCGTCCCGGATTGGCTGATCGCGCGCATTCCTTCTTCCGGGTAACGGTCGCCTTGGGGCTGGCGCTGGCATTTGTCGTGGTTGTGCTGGGCGCATTCACACGCCTGTCCGACGCGGGACTGGGCTGCCCCGACTGGCCTGGCTGTTACGGCCACATCGGCGGTGTGCCGATGACCCAGGCCGAACTCGAGCAGGCCAATGCATCGTTTCCCGGGCGGCCGGTAGACATGTCCAAGGCCACCACGGAGATGGTGCATCGTTACTTTGCGGGCGGCCTGGGGTTGCTGATACTGACGCTTGTGATAACGGCGTTTGCGTTTCGGCAACGCGCGCAACTCCCGTTCAAGACCACTCTCGCGTTGCTGGCATTAGTTATCTTCCAGGCGTTGCTGGGCATGTGGACGGTCACCTTGCAGTTAAAGCCCGTTATCGTTATGGCGCACCTGCTCGGCGGTTTTGCGACGCTTTCGTTATTGTGGTGGCTGTTCCTGGGCGGTTCGACATGGGCCGCCACACGGCCAAGAAGCAGTCGCTATCGCGTAGCTGGCCTGCTGGGGATAGGAATTCTAGTCGGGCAGATCGCGCTGGGCGGCTGGACCAGCGCCAATTATGCCGCGCTCGCGTGCGTGGACTTCCCTACGTGCCAGTCGCGGTGGTGGCCGCCAATGGATTTCAGCGAAGCGTTTGTGCTGTGGCGCGGCACCGGGTTGGACTACGAGTTCGGGGGGCTGGATAATCCCGCACGTACCGCCATTCATGTTACCCACCGTATCGGCGCGCTGGTGACCACCATTTATCTTCTGGCTTTCGGTTCGACCTTGTTCGTACGGGCGCGGGGCGGTGCGTTGCGCATCGCTAGTGCGGCTGTGATCACGCTCATATTGTTGCAGGTTTCGCTCGGCATCTCTAACGTCGTACTCGGTTTGCCGCTTGGTGTCGCGGCCGCGCACAATGCGGTCGCGGCGCTGTTGCTGCTGGCGATGCTGTCGCTGACTTATCTGTTGAGACCGGCGACGGAAACCGTCACGCGCGTCGCTTTCCGTAAGCCGTCCACGCGCGCGGCCGAGGGCGACCATGTCCTCACCTAAAGTTCTTAATTCTCCGTATGGGCTGCTGTCGCAGGCCCTGGATTACCTGGAATTGTGCAAACCACGCGTGGTGGCGCTGATGGTGTTCACCGCGCTGGTAGGCATGCTGCTGGCGG
Protein-coding regions in this window:
- a CDS encoding COX15/CtaA family protein, translating into MRRAIPPGACRTIWIICLRRPGLADRAHSFFRVTVALGLALAFVVVVLGAFTRLSDAGLGCPDWPGCYGHIGGVPMTQAELEQANASFPGRPVDMSKATTEMVHRYFAGGLGLLILTLVITAFAFRQRAQLPFKTTLALLALVIFQALLGMWTVTLQLKPVIVMAHLLGGFATLSLLWWLFLGGSTWAATRPRSSRYRVAGLLGIGILVGQIALGGWTSANYAALACVDFPTCQSRWWPPMDFSEAFVLWRGTGLDYEFGGLDNPARTAIHVTHRIGALVTTIYLLAFGSTLFVRARGGALRIASAAVITLILLQVSLGISNVVLGLPLGVAAAHNAVAALLLLAMLSLTYLLRPATETVTRVAFRKPSTRAAEGDHVLT
- a CDS encoding SCO family protein — translated: MASTTDNSSASSRARLKLLGLAMVFAAPLLAAVVLYAFSDWLPLPAPVSNGELISPPRAIKEFELQTVNGRRLTRGFLRDKWTLLYVGGSHCDLWCEASLFKMRQVRLSLGRDQSRVQRLYVLTDTKALRSLRPLLRRHAGMMVAQAQGNNTLRPLSAHPSGTFFLVDPHGNLMMRYAPRDTARGLQDDLDHLLEASRIG